The Setaria italica strain Yugu1 chromosome IX, Setaria_italica_v2.0, whole genome shotgun sequence genome has a window encoding:
- the LOC101755938 gene encoding WD repeat-containing protein 70 yields MADGGEMDEEAMRAFFPLSFGKAPARPSSAASSAAHSSTLRKPQNPSNPKPSASTAADDDGGAVIGPPRPPPAPAGEDDDEDGGGMIGPPRPPPASAHGEGEHDEGGGMIGPPRPPPAEDDEEEDEDDDDDMEDDGDGGFNRIPLSNEIVLRGHTKVVSALAVDHTGSRVLSGSYDYTVRMYDFQGMNSKLQSFRQLEPFEGHQVRSLSWSPTSDRFLCITGSAQAKIYDRDGLTLGEFVKGDMYIRDLKNTKGHISGLTGGEWNPKSKETILTSSEDGSIRLWDVSDFKSQKQVIKPKLVRPMRIPVTSCAWDHEGKRIVGGIGDGSIQLWTIKTGWGSRPDIHVEKTHTEDITGVKFSTDGQILLSRSMDSTLKIWDLRRMKTPLKVFEDLPNHYAETNAAFSPDEQLIFTGTSIEKDGDNGGLLCFFDRKKLELVSRVGISPHYSVIRCLWHPRINQVFATVGDKKEGGTHILYDPSISQRGALVCVGRAPRKKSVDDFEVQPVIHNPHSLPLFRDQPSRKRQREKILKDPLKSHKPEAPVNGPGYGGRVGTTKGSLLTQYLLKEGGLIKETWMDEDPREAILKYADAAEKDPKFIAPAYSQTQPKPVFAESDSDNEGK; encoded by the exons atggcggacggcggcgagatGGACGAGGAGGCGATGCGAGCCTTCTTCCCGCTCTCCTTCGGCAAGGCCCCCGCGCGACCCAGctccgcggcctcctccgcTGCCCACTCCTCCACCCTCCGCAAGCCCCAAAACCCTAGTAACCCCAagccctccgcctccaccgccgctgacgacgacggcggcgccgtgaTTGGAccccctcggccgccgccggcgcccgcgggggaggacgacgacgaggacggcggcggcatgaTCGGGCCGCCTcggcccccgccggcctccgctcACGGCGAGGGGGAGCACGACGAGGGCGGCGGCATGATTgggccgcctcggcctccgccagcggaggacgacgaggaggaggatgaggacgacgacgacgacatggaGGATGATGGCGATGGTGGGTTCAATCGGATCCCTCTCAGCAATGAAATTGTTCTGCGGGGGCACACCAAG GTTGTCTCAGCCCTTGCCGTTGACCATACAGGATCCAGAGTGCTCTCTGGTAGCTATGATTATACAGTGCGCATGTACGATTTCCAGGGTATGAATTCCAAGCTGCAATCATTCAGACAATTGGAACCCTTTGAGGGCCATCAAGTCCGTAGCCTAAGTTGGAGTCCAACATCCGATCGATTCTTATGCATTACTGGTTCAGCGCAGGCCAAG ATTTATGACCGTGATGGGCTTACGCTCGGCGAGTTTGTTAAGGGTGATATGTATATTCGTGATCTGAAGAATACAAAAGGTCACATTTCTGGGCTGACAGGTGGTGAGTGGAATCCAAAGTCAAAAGAGACTATATTGACCTCATCTGAAGATGGATCCATACGTCTCTGGGATGTTTCAGACTTTAAAAGTCAAAAGCAG GTCATTAAACCTAAGCTAGTAAGACCAATGCGAATTCCTGTTACATCATGTGCATGGGACCATGAAGGAAAACGGATTGTGGGTGGCATAGGAGATGGTTCGATACAG CTCTGGACTATAAAAACTGGATGGGGTAGCAGACCAGATATCCATGTTGAGAAAACACATACAGAGGATATTACTGGAGTTAAATTTTCAACAGATGGACAGATTCTTCTGTCAAGAAGTATGGATAGTACTTTGAAG ATATGGGATCTGAGAAGAATGAAAACTCCTTTGAAAGTGTTTGAAGATTTGCCAAATCACTATGCTGAGACAAATGCAGCCTTTAGTCCAGATGAGCAACTTATTTTTACAGGAACCTCAATTGAAAAGGATGGCGACAATGGGGGACTACTCTGTTTCTTTGATAGAAAGAAACTTGAGCTTGTATCAAGGGTGGGGATTTCACCACATTACAGTGTGATAAGGTGCCTATGGCATCCAAGGATCAACCAG GTGTTTGCTACAGTTGGGGACAAGAAAGAAGGCGGGACTCATATCCTTTATGATCCTTCTATTAGTCAGAGAGGTGCTCTTGTATGTGTTGGACGGGCACCAAGGAAAAAGTCTGTTGATGACTTTGAGGTGCAACCTGTCATACACAATCCACATTCATTACCACTTTTCAGAGATCAACCAAGTCGTAAGCGTCAAAGAGAGAAGATACTGAAAGACCCTCTCAAATCACACAAACCAGAAGCACCTGTTAATGGCCCAGGTTATGGTGGAAGAGTTGGAACTACAAAAGGCAGCTTACTGACACAGTACCTCTTGAAG GAAGGTGGTTTAATTAAGGAGACCTGGATGGATGAGGATCCAAGAGAAGCAATTTTGAAATATGCTGATGCTGCAGAGAAAGATCCAAAGTTTATTGCGCCAGCTTATTCTCAAACCCAGCCAAAACCTGTGTTTGCAGAGTCTGATTCAGACAATGAAGGGAAATAA